TCGCAAGCTTTTCTGATGGTTCTTGCTCATCTCACTGCAGTGCCTCCACAGACAAAATTAATTAACTAGATTTCCTCTCAAGCTAATTGCGCCAAGGGAGATCCCTGCGACAGTGGATCTCCATCAGACACccatgcacatgcacacatatcATTGCTCTGTTCTGAAACAGTACCTTCCATTGATGCTCACCTGAACATCCAGAGATGGACAGTCCCAATTCCCCCCTCCTGTACCAACGCTCCCTTTCTCTCTCAGAGTTGGGCTCAGCTGCATGGGATGTCAGGCTCTGGCTCCGAGGACATCTGCTCTGTACCCTTACTTAGGCAATGTTAGTATAAAGAAGAATGCCTGCTGAAGTGTCGGTAGGAAgaagtttcttctttccatGTGTCTGATGCAGGTTGGAACAGGAACAAACTGAGCTCCCATCCCTGCTCTATTAGATAGCAGGCTCCAATGGATTGGGGCAGCTTACTGGAGAAGGGCTGACACAGCACCTGAGAGCCATGGGAGGGCACACACAGAGGGGGAAACCTGGCAGAGGACACACTGTAAGTAAGAGGCAGCACCGGGCCATGGGGTTGGTACCAGTTTGAAGCTTCCAACACGTGCAGTTGGCTAGGTTCACCCCAGGTAGAGATGCACAGCACGGTGTCATCTGCCCTGCCCTAATAAACAGTCACTGGCACACTGAGGAGGAGCAGGCTGCCTCTGTCTGGGTGCTGCCCTCTATGGACCGGGGCAGATGGGCTTGGAGAAACTGCAGGCCCTTCATCTGGCTCACCCCATTTCTAAGGCTGTATATCAGTACACGGAGCAGACTCTGGAGCAGACTGCCGTGGCCTGGTAGTGTCTCCTTTCAGGAAGTGCCCCAACTACGGCTTGAAATTGGGTTTTGCAGCATTGCTTTGTGGGGTGAGCAGCCTCAAAGGGGTACTGAGAGCAAAATGGCTGCGCGGTGCTTGGGAGATCCCCTTAGGGTCACCTCAGCGCTGgaaatctgcttctttttccctaCAGTAGGGCTCCCCCATAAGGGAAATGGAACCTGAGAGTCCTCACAGCTGCGCTTCCTGGACGACTGCTCTTTCACCGGCACTTTCTGAAGGGGGTGGAGGGAAGCACGCTGGCGGCAGCGGTGTGCTCAGGGGGAGCCTTCAGCGGGAATCGTGCCTGAGAGCAACACGCGCCAACGGACAAAGGGAGAAGGCGCACGAGCGTGAGCGCGTGCCCTGAGGAGGTTGGTTGGTGCGTGTGTGTGCGCGCGCCACGTGAGAGTGACCCATCGAGGTGGGGGGACCCATGGGGTGACCCCCTTGCAAACCGGGGCCGCCTCCCGCTTCCAGCGCGGCTCCCCGCAACGCCCGCCCTCCCGCCGCCTTTCCCCATTCACAAAAACGCAGCGAAGATGGCGGGCCGGCGGCGAGCCCTTTTTTTTGTGAATGGAGGCGGTGACGTCGGTCGCACCCGCGCGCCGCCTTCCCTCCATTCATACCCGCGGCGCGAGCcggaggggcggggcggcgcggcggggtAGTAAAGGTtgggcggcgcggggctgcgaGCGGCGGCCGGAGCGCGGAGCGGGGAAAGGCGGCCCCGTCATGGTGGCCCCGGAGGGGCTGCGGGAGATGGAGGGCAGCGCGCTGCGGCGTCTGGTAGGACGGGAGGAGGCGAGCGGCGGAcgctgcctgctgctggacTGCCGGCCCTTCCTGGCGCACAGCGCCGGCCACATCCGCGGGGCTCTCAACGTGCGCTGCAACACCATCGTGAGGCGGCGGGCCAAGGGGGCGGTCAGCCTGGAGCAGATCCTGCCGGCCGAGGGCGAGGTGCGGGCTCGGCTGCGCGCCGGGCTCTACACCGCCGTGGTGCTGTACGACGAGCGCAGCCCACGCGCGGAGGCCCTGCGGGACGACAGCACCGTGGCCCTCGTGCTGCGCGCGCTCCGGCGCGACATGGCGCGCGCCGACATCCGGCTGCTGGCAGGTAAACGGGGAGGGGGGCGAACGAGGGGATCGGCGCGGAGGGGGAAGCCGCCCCCACCTCGTGCGGCTCTGTCCCCGGGACCAAACGGACGCTTTGCCGCGTCCCCTCGCCGTGGGGAAGGCCTCGGGAGGCCTGGTGCTTCTGCGGCGATAGTTGGTGCTGAGGGTCAGGGTGGGTGTTAGGAGAAATTCCTTCTTCCGAGGAGTGGTGACGCGTTggcactggctgcccagggaggtggtgcggtcaccgtccctggaagtgttcaagaaacgtggagatgtggcactgaggaacgcGGTCAATgagcatggtgggaatgggctgggggttggactggaCGATCTTAGATATCTTTCtaaccttaacgattctattCTTCCGTGCTCTTTGCATGGGAGGCTGTGAGCAaccagggctgctgggctggaggATCCTTGTGAGGCTCTGTAGAAGAAAGGGTGCTCAGTGGTTTGGTTCTGACTCCCTAAGAGTGAGTCTGTTTCATGGTTTACTCACAGCAGCGGTGAGAACGCATGTGCGCAGAGCATCAAACCATTAGGAGGTTTTGATGGATGGAGCAGGAGCACAGTGAGGGCTCATTGAGAACCTGCTTTGGGTGTTCAGCCATGAGTTATCGCTTTGCTGGGAGCTGAAAGTGCTTGGgagggtcctgggcagcctgacccaGAGAGTGGCAACCAACCCATGGCAGGGTGTTAGAactggatgggctctgaggtcccttgcaacctaagccgttctgtggttctatgatgcCCCTGTGGTTCTCAAGCAGGGTTGTTTGGGGTTAGTAATTCCTTATTTCTAAGAGTGAGATCTCAGTTATTTTGAGGTATGGGCCCTTAGAGTCTCAGCCCTAACCCTAGAAGCCTCCTGCTTGCTTACCACAGAAATGCTAAAAAGATCCTGCTTGCTCCAGTTTTCTAAGAGTTGCACAAATCTGGCACTGTGTGTGTCCAAAGGCAAATTTATTGGGTAGCACTTTGCTAAACGGCCCTTCAGTCTGATGAGGAGCACTGAAGAGAAATCTTCCCTGTTGGAAGGGTCCCTTTGCTTTTCCCAGGAGGAAGCTCATTTTTCTACATGACCCTGGGCAGCTTTTCCatcttatagaatcatagaacagcttgggttggaggggatccTAGAGTTTCCAATCTGCTGCTGTAGGCTGGTTGCAGGACTGCAAAGGGCTTTCAGGTTCTGGAAATGCAGCCTCTGCAAACTGACCTTCTTATGTGAGAGAAGTGATGCACATTTACCGGTGTGTACATTTTCATGCAGAAGGGGCTGGAATCTTTCCCtgtggaagggaagaaaaccaTAAAGGACATTGCTGAGGGACTCCTGAGGTGCTTTGTCAGATAAGCTTGCATCCACTTGAGAGCCAGAGTTCTCATTTCCATTGCTCTTGGGAACATCCAACATTGTTCTGTGTCAACCTAGAGCTACAGCTGGTATAAGGAATGTGTCCTGCAGCGTGTGCTCTGCCAGGTTCAGGTTGGTGAGCAGCAGTCCTGCACTTGGGATGAATCTTCAGCAGCTCTCCTGGGAGACAGGGCTCCATCTGGCTAGATTCATGGCAACATTGAAATCCCTGACTTCTGTTGGCTGTAAGGTTCTACATCAGCCAACAAGGATTTCAGCCTTGTTGATTTGATTTGCGTGAGGACAGGAAATTTGCCCAGAGGTGTTTATCTGCTGTCCTGGGAAGTCAACAGGTGGCAGCTCTGTTGGATCTTCCTCGTGGGGAGGCACAAGGTCACCTCCAATATCTCCTTGGCAGCTGCTcaaagcagtgagcagctctTCCACAGGCACTCACCTCTCTGTTCAGCCCACCCTGTGTCCTTGGGAGGCAGGGACAGCTCTCTACAGACTGGCTTTACTGTGGGTTAACTTCTACGGCCTCCTGCCTTTTGGGCTGTAGGTGCTGGGATTGAGGGAACCTCTCTGCATTTTGTATCTGAGAAAGTAGAGAATTGAAAAATATGTGGTGCAGGAGGGCAGTGGAGTTGCAGGTCTCTGGCAACATACCCTCTCTCCATTGTCTTGGACTACAACCTTGGCATCAACCCTTAGGTTTTGGCTGGCTGTGTCCTAGAGCGGAGGCTTCGGGCAGTTAGAAGCATTGGAGAGCTGAGGCCCATGGGAATGGCCCAGCCCAGGGGCTCCCTGCTTGCTGCCAGGAGCCTGGTTGCTCTCCTcagggcagcaggctgctctccATCCCTGTAGCATCATCTAGTGGCCAAGGGCACTCAGAATACATTGGCTCCTGCTGTcccacagcactgtgagcaTGGCTGTAACGCTCCTCTGGGCCTCTCTTTTTACAGGGGGTTACGAGCGTTTTGCCTCAGAGTATCCTGAATTCTGTGCTAAAACCAAGACCCCGACCAGCGTTTCGCCCCCCAGCAGCACCGAGTCCCTGGATTTGGGCTTCAGTTCATGTGGGACCCCCCTTCATGACCAGGTACATCCACATTGCAACATGGCCTTCCTGCTGCCCCTCCTCAAGTCTTCCTTGGGCCTGTAAAGTTATCCAGTTCTGTGCTCATaatctgttttttctccatcacAGGGTGGCCCTGTGGAAATCCTTCCCTTCCTCTACCTTGGCAGCGCCTACCATGCGGCGCGACGGGACATGCTGGATGCACTGGgcatcacagccctgctgaacgTCTCATCTGACTGCCCCAACCACTTCGAGGGGCACTACCAGTATAAGTGCATCCCTGTGGAAGACAACCACAAAGCTGACATAAGCTCCTGGTTCATGGAGGCAATTGAGTACATCGGTAAGTGCCCATGTAGAAAAGCCAGGCTGTGGTTTGCATGCAGCCAGAGGACGCCACGAGGTAGGTGCCAAGGACTGGAGCTTTaggctccatccctggaggtgctcaaggccaggtcagatgagccctgggctgcctgatgtggtgggtggcaaccagcccacggcagggggttGGGCGCAGGCAgactctgaggtcccttccaagtgTGGGTGTGATGTCAGCCATCATGTGGCGGGTTGGCCAGGGGCTGGGCCTCGTTGGAAGGGTGCAGGTCTCATGTGTCGCTCTCTGTTGCCCTCCAGACTCGGTGAAAGAGTGCTGTGGCCGAGTCCTTGTCCACTGCCAGGCCGGCATCTCCCGCTCAGCTACCATCTGCCTGGCCTACCTGATGATGAAGAAGCGCGTCAAGCTGGAAGAGGCCTTTGAGTTTGTCAAGCAGCGCCGGAGCATCATCTCTCCTAACTTCAGTTTcatggggcagctgctgcagttcgAATCGCAGGTCTTGGCCACCTCATGCGCAGTGGAAGCTGCCAGCCCCTCAGGGACACTGCGGGAGCGGGGCAAGACCACTTCTACCCCTACCTCCCAGTTTGTCTTCAGCTTCCCCGTCTCCGTTGGTGTCCATGCCACCCCCAGCAGCCTCCCATACCTGCACAGCCCCATTACCACGTCACCCAGCTGTTAGCTTGGGGCTAAGGCCAGCCAGGCAGGTAGCACAGAGGGGCACAGAGCCCCGGGATGTTAAGCAATAGTGCCGGACACTGCCATTGACCCTGGACTCAATGTCTTTTTCGTAGAGCAATTTCTTACCTCATCTcgtactcttttttttttttgctttttatgttgtGAAAACCACAAACCTTGATGTTGTCCAGGCTCTGttttgggggaggaaaaaatagtgTACCGGGTTTCCTGAAGTGCCTGGTCTGCATCTCTTCCCATCTCTACTTTATTACCttgtttttcaggaagaaaaaaaaacaacaacaaaaaaaaaaccctccctTTCCATCCTGTTTCTGCTCCCAGTTCATTTGGGTGTTGACTTGGGTTGTAAAGGGAGCATAAGCTATTTCTGTTGCACAGCACTTTCCCCCCCCTTTGTACAGAGGGACACTGGTGAGTGCGGTATGTGCTGCGTACCTGAGCCAGGCACAGTGACCAGCAATGCTGCAATAGGGCCTCAGGGTG
The Lagopus muta isolate bLagMut1 chromosome 4, bLagMut1 primary, whole genome shotgun sequence genome window above contains:
- the DUSP4 gene encoding dual specificity protein phosphatase 4, with translation MVAPEGLREMEGSALRRLVGREEASGGRCLLLDCRPFLAHSAGHIRGALNVRCNTIVRRRAKGAVSLEQILPAEGEVRARLRAGLYTAVVLYDERSPRAEALRDDSTVALVLRALRRDMARADIRLLAGGYERFASEYPEFCAKTKTPTSVSPPSSTESLDLGFSSCGTPLHDQGGPVEILPFLYLGSAYHAARRDMLDALGITALLNVSSDCPNHFEGHYQYKCIPVEDNHKADISSWFMEAIEYIDSVKECCGRVLVHCQAGISRSATICLAYLMMKKRVKLEEAFEFVKQRRSIISPNFSFMGQLLQFESQVLATSCAVEAASPSGTLRERGKTTSTPTSQFVFSFPVSVGVHATPSSLPYLHSPITTSPSC